In the genome of Dyadobacter fermentans DSM 18053, the window ATAATGGACACCTTCCAGTGCCTTTTTAACGTCCTCATCGTTCAGCAGATCGCCTTTGATGAACCTGAATGCGGGATTACCCCAAAAACTGAGCAGCGACTCGCCGCCGAAAGAAAGGTTATCCAAAACGACCACGCGGTAATCGTCCTGCAACATGATTCGGACCAGTTCGGAGCCGATGTAACCTGCCCCGCCCGTCACCAGGACCGTCTTGCTATTCTTGTTAAACATGTGTGGATACTTTATGAAATGATAGAATGAGTTCGTCTGTAATGATATCGGGCGACCATTGATCGATGATCGCTTTCCCGTTGCTGCCCATTTGCCCGAATTTTTCGGGATGGTCCATAAACCACAGCAGCTTACTGGTAAAATCCGGCTGACTATAAGGGTCGAACCGGAAGCCGTTCAAACCATCGATCACCAGGTCATGGGCGCTGCCGCAGCGCTCCGACACCAGCACCGGCATCGCATATACCATCGCTTCATTTGTCACAAACCCGAAGGGTTCGAAAGTACTTGGCAGCACAGCCACGTCTGCCAGCGTGTACCGGATCGGTACTTCATACCATTCGCAAGGCTCCATCCATTGCACGGATTCCATGCCGAGAGAGCGGATCAATTCCTGTAACCGCGGCTTCTGGTTTCCCTCTCCGCTGAGGATCAGCCCCCATTCATGCCCGTGCGCCGAAAGCTGCTGCGCTTCGTGAAAAGCCCGGATGAACAGGTCGAGGTTCTTCCGGGCGACGAACCGGCCTGCATATAAAAAATTGTACGGCGGAAGGCCCATTTCCTCCTTCCGTTGAGCGCGTAATTGCCGCTCGCGCGTAAAAATCCCGAGCAGCGCTTCATTATCTACGCCGACGTTCTTTGTGCTCATAATCCGGTCGCGCGGGACGCCAAGTTTCAGGGCGTATTCAGCGGCTTTTTGTCCCAGGCACACGAGCGCGTCGCATTGGTTGAGGAAAAATTTCTTCATCCCCTCTTTCCACCAGACCCTCCGTCTGCTGATTTCGCTGCTTTCGAAATCCAGCACAATTTTGATTTTCCGGAGTTTGCAATATGCAAGTACAACCCAATAGGAGGGGTCGTAATAGCCATTCAGGTAAACTACATCGGGATTGTACGCCCTGAGCGCTGCGATAAGCTTCTGGGTTTTTTCGCGGTGGCCGATATGCTCGATGGCTTTATCGGGAAAAAGGACTTCGTAGGGATATGTGTGGATGCTCAGGTCGGTTTTAAGACCGAGCCGGCTCAGTTCGCTGAAAGCCAGTTGCAGCACAAAAAGGTCGTTGCCTTCCTTGCGAAGCCGATGGTGAAGTTCTGTGAAAATTTTGGCCTTGTAATGCGACCAAAGTATGTTATGGATAGCCAGTACCTTCATTGATTTCTGATTTCAGTCGAAACCGGGGGGCTTTATCCGATGGACAGGACTGAAACGGAAATCAATGCACGGTTCCGGAAAAAAATATCCCGGAACCGCGTAAATGGGTTTATTGAAGCGTGTTGCTGATTCTTTTTAGCTCAATTTCGGCTGCTTTGGCTGCATAGTTGAGGTTGATGAGGCGATATCCGGCCTCTTCGAAGCTGCGTTGCGCCTCACGCACGTCGATAATCGTCGCCTGGATCAGTTCGAAGCGTTGCAGCGTAAGGTCGAGCAGCTGCTTGCTGAGCGAGTAGTTTTTCTTCTGGGTTTCGAGCTGTTCGATCGAACTCTGGTAGGTTTGGTACATTTTGACGGCATTAGCGCTGTAATCGCGCATCAATGTATTTTTCTGCAAATGCGCATTTTTCGTATCGATTTCGGCCGCCTGCCGTTGCCGCTTAAACGCTGATCCGTTGTAAATCGGAACAGCCAGCGTTATCCCCGCCTGCGGGCCGACCACGCGGTTGAGCAAGGTGAAACCTGCGGCCGTCTGGTTGCGGGAGAAGTTGTATGCTGCATTGAAACGGACCGTAGGATAGCGCAATGCAGCCGTTTCTCTCACAATCAGTTCATTAATCCTGATCTGATGGTCTGCTGCCTGAATATCGGCATTGGCGGCAAGGCGATCGAGGACGGACGCCAGCTGCATATTGTTATCCACCGTGATCGTGTCCTTGATCGTCACCGCCGACTTGGGATCAAGCGTGAGCGTGCGGAGCAATTCCGTTTTCGCCACCTGCGCTACCATTTGCTGGTTGAGCAATGTCTGGTTCAGCGTGTTCAGGTCGATTTCCGCCTGGAAAATATCCGCATTATTGGCCATTCCGGCTTCCTTGCGTACGCGCAGGATTTCGAGCCGCTTTTCGGACGCGACAATGGAGGTGCGGATGGTATTGATGTAGCTCAGCTGCCGCACGACATCGTAATAGCTCGTCATCACGAGCGCGATCGTGTTCTGGATTTGCGAATTAAGGACTTCCGCACTTTGATATTGCAGTTCGGCCAGCCGTTTTTTTGTAGCTACCACACGCCTTCCGTTGTACAGCAGCATTCCTGCCGCGAGGTTCACCTGCGTGTTATTACCCGCTGCCGCGTTACGGCTGATCTCCGTGCCGTTGTTCAGTTTCTGGTACACCTGGGTGATCTGCTCGGTATTGGTAGCGTTCAAGGCCACCGTCGGTAAGCCGCCCGCCACGCCGTAGTTGTTCAGGATGGTGTTTGCCTCTACGTTGTTCTTGGCAATTTCAATTTCGTAGCTGTTTTTCAAAGCCGTGGCAACCGCCTCGTCTAGCGTGAGCGCGAGGGTGTCTGCGGGCGAGCCCGCTCCGGGGATGCCGGCCATTGCAGGCCCGGAGCAGAGCAGGAGAAGGAAGAATGTATGTTTGTATTTTTTTAAAACGGTGAGCGAGCCCATGTAAAAAACAATAGTTGATTTTGTATAATAATCTCTTGTAATGGATTGTAACCCAAAAACGCTAAGCAACCAGCTCCTCTGCCATTTTCTGCTCCTCTGTTACCTTGTGTTTTTTAGGGGAAATGAATGTGTAGATCGCCGGGATCACGAACAGCGTCAGGATCAGCGAGAACATCAATCCACCTACGATCACAACGCCCAGCGGCACACGGCTCGTTGCGGCGGCACCAAGGCTCAATGCGATTGGCAATGCGCCGAATGCCGTGGCAAGGCTGGTCATGAGGATCGGGCGTAAACGTTGCGTGGCCGATTCGATCGCCGCGGCCGTCCGGCCCATGCCCTGCTCCCGTTTCTGGTTGGCAAACTCCACAATGAGGATACCATTCTTCGTCACCAGCCCGATGAGCATGATCATCCCGATTTGCGAGAAGATATTAATTGTTAAACCAAACAAATACAAACTCAGCAATGCCCCGGCCAATGCCAGCGGCACGGTGATCATGATAATGAACGGGTCGGTGAAGCTCTCGAACTGGCCTGCGAGTACCAGGTAAACCAGCAACAGCGCCAATCCGAATGCGAAACTCGTGTTGGAAGAGCTCTCCTCAAAGTCGCGCGACGGGCCCGTGAGAGATGTCTGGAATGATTCGTCGAGCAGTTTCGTCCCGATCCGGCGCATGGCCGCTACGCCGTCGCCGATTGTTTTACCTTCCACGAGCGAGGCCGAAATGGTGGCGCTTTTGTAACGGTTATAGTGGTAAATGGTCGGCGGACCCGATTCTTCTTCCATATTCACAACGGCGGTCAGCGGGATATTCTCACCGCGGCTGTTGCGGACGTACAGTTTCTCGATGTCGGCCGGTTTGTTACGCTCTGAGCGTTCTACCTGGCCTATTACCTGATATTGCTGGCCGTTCATGATGAAATAGGCCAGGCGGCGTCCGCTGAATGCAGCCTGAATGGTGGCAGCTATGTCGGTTGTTGAAAGGCCGAGGTCGCGGGCTTTGAGGCGGTCGATCGTGAGGCGCACCTCCGGTTTATTGAACTTCAGGTTCACGTCCACATTCTGGAATGTCGGGTCCTGGCGCGCTTCGTCCAGGAACTTGGGCATGACTTCACTCAGCTTTTCGAAATCGAGGTTTTGCAATACGAATTGGACCGGAAGCGAGCCTCTGGAACCGATACCCACGGAAATAGTTTGCTCCTGCGTTGCGAAAATGCGGGCGTCGTTGAATCTCGATAGTTTTTTATTGATATCCTGCGCAATCTCATTCTGGCTCCTTTTACGCTCGCCGGCGTCCACAAGGCCAATACGTCCCGTACCGCTGTTAACGCCGCCGCCGCCAAAGCCGGGCGTGGCAGAGAAGGTAAATGCTTTTTCGGGGATGGAGTCGTTAAGGAAATTGCTGAGCTGGTCGGATACCTGCTGCATTTGATCAAAACTGGTTCCTTCCGGCGCCGAGAGGTTGAAACGGATACTGTTCCGGTCTTCCATCGGGGCGAGCTCGCTTTGCAGGTTGGTGTAGGTAAACCAGATCATCGCACCGCAGGCTACCACGAGTACCCACGACACCCAGCGTGCCTTCATAAACCCGCGCAGCATCCGGTTATAGCCGTTTTCCATACCGGTGAAGAATGGCTCCGTTTTGTTGTAAAACCAGCCGTGACCGGAGTCTTTGCGGTTCAAAACAACGTTCAATACCGGCGTGATGGTAAGCGAAACGAATGCGGAAATCAATACGGCGGACGCGACCACGATCCCGAATTCACGGAAGAGGCTTCCCACAAAGCCTTCGAGGAAAATTACCGGAAGAAAAACCACCGCCAGCGTAAGCGAAGTGGATATTACCGCGAAGAAAATTTCCCGGCTGCCTTCCAATGCCGCCTGGCGAATGGGTAAGCCGCTTTCGAGCTTTCGGAAAATGTTTTCGGTGACTACAATGCCGTCATCGACCACAAGCCCCGTTGCGAGTACAATGCCGAGGAGTGTAAGGATATTGATCGAAAACCCGCACATGTACATGACAAAAAACGTGGCCACGAGGGAAATCGGAATGTCGATCAATGGCCGTACGGCTACGAGCAGGTTCCGGAAGAAAAACAGGATCACGATCACCACGAGGGAGAATGCGATGATCAGCGTTTCTTCCACTTCTTTGATCGACTGCCGCACGAGGCGCGTGTTGTCGATCAGTACGCTGAATGTAATGTCCGATTTATTGGATCGCTGGATTTCTTCGAGGCGCTTGTTGAATTCGTCAGAGATCTGGACGTAGTTGGCGCCCGGCTGCGGGATTACCGCCAAGCCCACTGCATACATGCCGTTGTATTTCCAGCTTTGCTCCTCGTTTTCAGGCCCTAATTCCACTTTGGCCACATTGCCGAGCCGTACAATGCCGGAGCTGTCGTTGCGGATCACGAGGTCGTTGAATTCCTTCTCCGTTTTCAAACGGCCCATGGTGCGGATCGTGAGTTCGGTATTGTCGCCGTAGATTTTACCGGCGGGCAACTCCACGTTTTCTGACGCAAGGGTGGTGGTGATGTCGTTGAAGGAAATGTTATAGGAACTCATCTGGTCGGGATTGAGCCAGATGCGCATCGCGTAGCGTTTTTGCCCGAAAATATTGATCGCACTCACACCGTCG includes:
- a CDS encoding glycosyltransferase family 4 protein, translating into MKVLAIHNILWSHYKAKIFTELHHRLRKEGNDLFVLQLAFSELSRLGLKTDLSIHTYPYEVLFPDKAIEHIGHREKTQKLIAALRAYNPDVVYLNGYYDPSYWVVLAYCKLRKIKIVLDFESSEISRRRVWWKEGMKKFFLNQCDALVCLGQKAAEYALKLGVPRDRIMSTKNVGVDNEALLGIFTRERQLRAQRKEEMGLPPYNFLYAGRFVARKNLDLFIRAFHEAQQLSAHGHEWGLILSGEGNQKPRLQELIRSLGMESVQWMEPCEWYEVPIRYTLADVAVLPSTFEPFGFVTNEAMVYAMPVLVSERCGSAHDLVIDGLNGFRFDPYSQPDFTSKLLWFMDHPEKFGQMGSNGKAIIDQWSPDIITDELILSFHKVSTHV
- a CDS encoding TolC family protein, with translation MGSLTVLKKYKHTFFLLLLCSGPAMAGIPGAGSPADTLALTLDEAVATALKNSYEIEIAKNNVEANTILNNYGVAGGLPTVALNATNTEQITQVYQKLNNGTEISRNAAAGNNTQVNLAAGMLLYNGRRVVATKKRLAELQYQSAEVLNSQIQNTIALVMTSYYDVVRQLSYINTIRTSIVASEKRLEILRVRKEAGMANNADIFQAEIDLNTLNQTLLNQQMVAQVAKTELLRTLTLDPKSAVTIKDTITVDNNMQLASVLDRLAANADIQAADHQIRINELIVRETAALRYPTVRFNAAYNFSRNQTAAGFTLLNRVVGPQAGITLAVPIYNGSAFKRQRQAAEIDTKNAHLQKNTLMRDYSANAVKMYQTYQSSIEQLETQKKNYSLSKQLLDLTLQRFELIQATIIDVREAQRSFEEAGYRLINLNYAAKAAEIELKRISNTLQ
- a CDS encoding efflux RND transporter permease subunit, which produces MNISELSLKRPVLAVVMNLLIILFGVVGYNFLSLRDYPAIDPPIVNVRTSYTGANADIIESQITEPLEKSINGIPGIKSISSSSQIGSSNITVEFNLESDLEGAANDVRDKVSQALRNLPQDIDAPPVVSKADANSDFILLLAVQSPSKGLLELSEYAENVLQQSLQTIDGVSAINIFGQKRYAMRIWLNPDQMSSYNISFNDITTTLASENVELPAGKIYGDNTELTIRTMGRLKTEKEFNDLVIRNDSSGIVRLGNVAKVELGPENEEQSWKYNGMYAVGLAVIPQPGANYVQISDEFNKRLEEIQRSNKSDITFSVLIDNTRLVRQSIKEVEETLIIAFSLVVIVILFFFRNLLVAVRPLIDIPISLVATFFVMYMCGFSINILTLLGIVLATGLVVDDGIVVTENIFRKLESGLPIRQAALEGSREIFFAVISTSLTLAVVFLPVIFLEGFVGSLFREFGIVVASAVLISAFVSLTITPVLNVVLNRKDSGHGWFYNKTEPFFTGMENGYNRMLRGFMKARWVSWVLVVACGAMIWFTYTNLQSELAPMEDRNSIRFNLSAPEGTSFDQMQQVSDQLSNFLNDSIPEKAFTFSATPGFGGGGVNSGTGRIGLVDAGERKRSQNEIAQDINKKLSRFNDARIFATQEQTISVGIGSRGSLPVQFVLQNLDFEKLSEVMPKFLDEARQDPTFQNVDVNLKFNKPEVRLTIDRLKARDLGLSTTDIAATIQAAFSGRRLAYFIMNGQQYQVIGQVERSERNKPADIEKLYVRNSRGENIPLTAVVNMEEESGPPTIYHYNRYKSATISASLVEGKTIGDGVAAMRRIGTKLLDESFQTSLTGPSRDFEESSSNTSFAFGLALLLVYLVLAGQFESFTDPFIIMITVPLALAGALLSLYLFGLTINIFSQIGMIMLIGLVTKNGILIVEFANQKREQGMGRTAAAIESATQRLRPILMTSLATAFGALPIALSLGAAATSRVPLGVVIVGGLMFSLILTLFVIPAIYTFISPKKHKVTEEQKMAEELVA